The Sulfuricystis thermophila genome segment CGCTGGTGAATTCCTTCGTTAGCCCCTGCTGCTGATAGGACCAGCAGGTGTCGAACAGGAGCTCCATCGCCTGTCGCGTCATGCGGTGCTGGGCGTCGTCCTTGCGGTTCTTGTTGCCACGGCCAGCGTAGTTGAGGTGCGAGAAGTAGAAGCGGTCGACGCCCTCGTCCTCGATGAGCTGGAGCAGGCCGGGCAGATCGGCGAAGTTGTCCTGGGTGAGCGTGAAGCGCACGCCGATCTTGAGACCGGCATCGCGACACAGACGGATCGCCGCGAGCGATTGGTCGAACGCGCCGGCCAGGCGACGGAAGCGATCGTGCGTTTCACCGAGGCCGTCGAGGCTGATGCCGACATAATCGAAGCCGACCGGCACGATTTTCTCCATCATCTTCGCATCGATCAGCGTGCCGTTCGAGGACAGCGCGGTGAAGAAACCGAGCGCCTTGCACTGCTGGGCGATGGTGAAGAAATCGGGGCGCAGCAGCGGTTCGCCGCCGGAGAGGATCAAGGCCGGCACCTTGAACGCCTTGAGGTCTTCGAGGACGCGCAACACCTCGTCGGTCGTCAGCTCGCCGGCGAAATCCTTGTCGGCGGAAATCGAGTAGCAATGCTTGCAGGTGAGATTGCAGCGCCGGATCAGGTTCCAGATCACCACCGGGCCCGGCGGCTGACGCAGCGGGCCGAGCGGTGTCGGCGCAGCGATTTCCTGCATGAACTGGGAGATGCGGAACATGCGCCCATTGAAGCGTAAACCGCCGGTGGCGCACGTTGATGGCGGTCAATTCTTGCGCGATTCGGCTTTGCGCCTCGAAACCCCTGCGAAACGCCGCGAGCGGGATGATAGCTCGGCGCCCGGAGCGCAGCGACCGAGACATATCAGCGAGATAGGCGAGGGAGTGAGCACCGCGCAACGCAGCAGACCGCCCGCGCAGCCAGTTTCGCAGGGGTTTCGCCTCATCTCACTCCCAGCCAGTAGGCGATCAGGATCACCGCCAACACCGCCAGCAGCCAGCCGAGCACGAGGCCGCGCCACAGCAGCCGCACCCGGCGCAGGGCCATGAAGTCCTGGATGATCATCCAGCCCTTGATCGCGGCGATGACGAGGATGGCGCTCACCGCGAGAGGGCCGGCATGGCCGGTCTTGCCGATCAGCCAGGTGAGCACGGTGGCGACCAGCAGCGCCACCCAGAGGACGTTCAGCAGATGGGTATTCATCGCATCACATAGACGAGCGGAAACAGCACGATCCAGACCAGATCGACCATGTGCCAGTAGGAGGCGCCGGTTTCCATCCCGTGGTGATCGTGCGCCGAGTAGCCGCCACGGCGGGTCTTGTTCCAGACGAACAGCAGGATCACCATGCCCAGCACGACATGCAGCGCGTGGAACATGGTGAGCGAAATGTAAAAGGTGTAGAAGAGATTGGTTTCCAGGGTGACGCCGGCGGCGAACTTGGCTCCGTATTCGAAATACTTGACGATCAGGAAGCCCACGCCGCTCATGATCGCCATCAAGAGCCAGTTCGCGCTGGCGCGGACGTGATTCGCCTTGATCGCCGCCACCGCACGGGCCACGCCCCAGCTGCCGGTGATCAACAACAGCGTGTTGATCATGCCGGCCGTGCTGTCGAGCGTTTTCTGCATCTCGTTGAACAGCTCGAGGTGCGTCAGGCGCGTGAAGGCATAGGCGGCGAACAGCGCGAAGAAGGCGGCGAGCTCGGCGAGGATGAACACCCAGATCGCGAGATCGCCGGGTGGATAGGGACGCAGCGCATGCCCGTGGTGGCGGGGATTCATGTCTTGAGATACGGAGAGGGAAAACGGAAAGCCGGCGCAAGCTTCAGTGCCGGCTTTCCAGGAGGAGGAGAACGTGGGCAAAGCGCCTTTGCATGCCGACCGCAACCACGCGTTCAAACCGCGGGTGGCTGGGTCGGCGATACGGCGTCAGGCGGCGGCCTTCTCTTCGCCCGGGATGAAGAAGCTCCAGATATAGACCAGGAGGCCGATCAGGAAGATCACGCCGGACCACTCACGCATCCAGTAGAACAGGCTGACCTGCTCCTGCGCCACCATGAAGGGCAGCGGATTCTCGGAGACGCGCTGCAGCCACACTTGCAGGATGCCGGCGGCGGTGAGGAACAGCGTGATGAAGACGATCGACACCGTCATCAGCCAGAAGCCCCACATTTCCGCCACTTGCGACTTGTTCGAGTTGGCGGCGCGGCCGCGCAGAATCGGCATCGCATAGCTGATCAGCGTCAGGTTGACCATCACATAGGCGCCGTAGAAAGCCATGTGGCCATGCGCCGCGGTGATCTGCGTGCCGTGCGTGTAGAAGTTCACCGGCGACAGGGTGTGCAGGAAGCCCCACACGCCGGCGCCGAGGAAGGCCATCACGCCGGTGCCGAGCGCCCACAGCGTCGCCGCCTTGTTCGGATGCTCGCGACGACGGCGGTTGACCATGTTGAAGGCGAACAGGGTCATCGCGAAGAACGGGATCGGTTCCAGCGCCGAGAAGATCGAGCCGATCAGCTGCCAGTATTCCGGCGTGCCGATCCAGTAGTAGTGGTGGCCGGTGCCGAGGATGCCGGTGACCAGCGTCAGCGTGATGATCACGTACAGCCACTTCTCGATCACTTCACGGTCGACACCCGTCACCTTGATCAGCACGAAGGCGAGGATCGAGCCGAGGATCAGTTCCCAGACGCCTTCCACCCACAGGTGCACCACCCACCACCAGTAGAACTTGTCGCGCACGACGTTGTGGGGGTTGACGAACGAGAACAGGAACAGCACCGCCAGACCCCACAGGCCGATCAGTAGCACCGTGTTGATCGCCGTCTTCCTGCCTTTCAGCACCGTCAGCGTGACGTTGAACAGGAAGGCCAGCGCGACGACGACGATGCCCAGCTTGGTGATCAGCGGCTGTTCGAGGAACTCGCGGCCCATCGTCGGCAACAGGTCATTGCCGGTCATCGCCGCCAGCCGCACGTAGGGCACGGTGAGATAGCCGACCACGGTGAGGCCCGCGGCGACGAGGAAGATCCAGAACATCGCCAGCGCGAGTTTCGGGCTCGCAAGCTCGGTTTCGGCCTCTTCCGGGATCAGGTAGTAGGTCGCCCCCATGAAGCCCATCAACAGCCAGACGATCAGCGCGTTGGTATGCACCATGCGCGCGACGTTGAACGGGATGTAAGGAAACAGGAAGTCGCCCCAGACGTACTGCAGGCCCATGATCAGGCCGAACAGGATCTGCGCGACGAACAGCGCGATGGCCGCGATGAAATACGGCTTCGCGACGGCTTGCGATTTGTATTGCATATTCGGTCTCCTGGTCGTTAGCCGGTCAGCCCTGGATGTTGGGCGGCCACTTGGCGGTGTTGATCTCGGACACGTACTTCAGGAACGCGGCGATCTCGTCGAGCTGCTGATCCGTGAAGTTGAACTGCGGCATGCTGCGCCGACCGGGAATGCCTGTGGGCGGACGGCTCTTGATGAATGCCTTGACCGCCTCCTCGCTGCCGAGGCGTTTGACGACGTTGCCCAGCTCGGGCGCGAAGTAGGCGCCTTCGCCGAGCAGGGTGTGGCAGCCGATGCAGTTGTTGGTCTCCCAGATCTTCTTGCCGGCGATGACCTTGGGATCGGTAAGCATCTCGCGCTTGTCGCGCTGCGGAATACTCTGTTCGGTCTGATAGGTCAGCGCCAGGAACACCAGCAGGAAGAACAGCGTCCCGCCGTAGAAGATGTTCCGGGCAGTCGAGGTAGTGAATGCTTCGCTCATATGGGCCCCCTTGTGATTTGTCGCCACCAACCGTGGCGGCGTCACTTTAGGGGGCCGCGCAGTAAAGTTCCTTGATGCGGGTCAAGTCTAACAGGTCGTTGAAAAACTACTGCGGTAGGCCATCTGCGGCGTTGCGCGGTGCTCGCTCCCTCGCCTATCTATTTGATATGTCTCGGTCGCTGCGCTCCGTGCGCCTTGCATCTGGCCATCCTCGCTACGTTTTTCAACAGCCTGTTAAGGAAACACTGAATAAGCCTGCTGCGCGACCGGATGGCTGTGTTGCGCGGTGTTGGCTTCGGCCGCCCCCAAGATGGCAAGCGCAGCAGAATTTTTCACGAGCTCAGAGCCTTGCTTCGACCCACTGCTTGACGCTTGCCAGCGCCGCCGGCAGGTTTTCCGGCTGCGTGCCGCCGGCCTGCGCCATGTCGGGCCGGCCGCCGCCCTTGCCGCCGACCTGCTGCGCCACCGCATTGACGAGCTCACCGGCTTTCAGCTTCGCCGTGAGATCGTTCGTGACACCGGCGATCAGGCTCACCTTGCGATCGAGAACCGAGGCCAGCACGATGACGGCGGACTTGAGCTTGTCTTTGAGCTTGTCCATCGTCTCGCGCAAGGTCGGCACATCGGCGCCGTCGAGCGTCGCGGCGAGCACCTTGATGCCCTTGACATCGACGGCCTGATCGGCGAGCTCCTCGCCTTGCAATGTCGCCAGTTTCGCTTTCAGTCGCGCCAGCTCTTTTTCCGTCGCGCGTAACTGCTCGATGGTTTGATGCACCTTCTGCGCCACTTCCTGCGGCTGAGCCTTCAAAGCGGCCATGACCTCGTCGAGCGTGGCCTGTTGCGCCTCGACCCAGGCGAGCGCGACATCGCCGCACACCGCCTCGATACGGCGGATGCCCGCGGCCACCCCGCCCTCGCTGACGATCTTGAACAGACCGATATCGCCGGTGCGGGAAACGTGGGTGCCGCCACAAAGCTCCTTCGACGAACCGATCGTCAGCACGCGCACTTCGTCGCCGTATTTCTCGCCGAACAGCATCATCGCGCCGCTCATTTGCGCTTCCGCCAAGGGCATCACGCGCGCTTCGGTCGCCGCATTGGCGAGAATCTCGGCATTGACGAGCGCTTCCACCTTGCGGAGTTCATCGCTCGTCATGGGCGCGTTGTGCGCGAAGTCGAAGCGCGTCTTGTCCGCGTCGACCAAGGAACCCTTCTGCTGCACGTGGGGCCCCAGCACCTCGCGCAAGGCCTTGTGCATGAGATGCGTGGCCGAATGGTGGCGCATCGTGCGGGCGCGCGCCTGAATATCGACTTTCGCCGTCACGCCATTGCCGACGGTGAGCTTGCCGGTCTTGACGATGCCATGATGACCGAAGACGCTGGCCTGGATCTTCTGCGTGTCTTCGACGGCGAAGATGCCATGCACCGACATGAGCACACCGCGATCGCCGACCTGGCCGCCGGATTCGGCATAGAACGGCGTTTCATCGAGCACCACCACGCCCTGCTCGCCCTCATCGAGCTCATTGACCGGCACGCCTTCCTTGTAGAGCGCGATGATGTTGCCTTTCGCTTCGAGCGTTTCATAACCGCGGAAGTGCGTCGCCGGCCCGTCGTAGTCGAGCTGGGCGGCCATCTTGAACTTGCCGGCCGCGCGGGCCTGTTCCTTCTGCTGCGCCATCGCGGCGTCGAAGGCGGCGGCATCGACCGTCACGCCATGCTCGCGGCAGATGTCGGCAGTGAGATCCAGCGGGAAGCCATAGGTGTCATGCAGCTTGAAGGCCGTCGAACCATCGAACACCTTGGCGCCCTGCTGTTTCATCGCCTCGAGCTGGTTTTCTACGATCGCCATGCCGTGCTCGATGGTGGCGAAGAAGCGCTCCTCTTCGAGCTTGAGCATCTCCATCACCTTCGCCTGCGCTGCCGCGAGTTCCGGATAGGCCGCACCCATTTCGGCCACCAGGTCGGGCACCAGACGGTGGAAGAAGGGCTCGCGCGCGCCGAGCTTCCAGCCATGGCGGATGGCGCGGCGGATGATGCGCCGCAGGACGAAGCCGCGGCCCTCGTTGCCGGGAATCACGCCGTCGGCCAACAGGAAGCTCGATGCGCGGATGTGATCGGCCAGGACGCGCAACGAGGGCTGATCGAGGTTCGTCTGCCCCGTCTCGCGCGCCGCGGCCTTGACCAGCGCCTGCATCAGATCGATGTCGTAATTGCTGTGCACGCCCTGCAGCACCGCGGCGATGCGCTCGAGGCCCATGCCGGTGTCGACCGAAGGCTTGGGCAGCGGGTGCATCACGCCCTGCTCGTCGCGGTTGAACTGCATGAAGACCAGGTTCCAGATCTCGATGTAGCGGTCGCCGTCTTCCTCCGGCGAACCGGGCGGGCCGCCGGGAATGCCGGGGCCGTGGTCGTAGAAGATCTCGGTGCAGGGGCCGCAGGGACCGGTATCGCCCATCATCCAGAAGTTGTCGGACAGATAACGGCCACCCTTGTTGTCACCGATGCGCACCGCGCGCTCGACCGGCACGCCGACTTCCTTGGTCCAGATGTCATAGGCCTCGTCGTCCTCGGCATAGACGGTGACCCACAGCTTCTCGGCCGGCAGTTTGTAAACCTCGGTCAACAGCTCCCAGGCGTATTGGATCGCGTCGCGCTTGAAGTAATCGCCAAAGCTGAAGTTGCCGAGCATCTCGAAGAAGGTGTGATGCCGCGCGGTGTAGCCGACGTTCTCGAGGTCGTTGTGCTTGCCGCCGGCGCGCACACACTTCTGTGCGGTGGTGGCGCGTGAGTAGGGGCGCTTGTCGAAACCGAGGAAGACATCCTTGAACTGGTTCATGCCGGCGTTGGTAAACAGCAGCGTCGGGTCGTCGAACGGCACCAGCGACGACGACGGCACGATGGTGTGGCCCTTGGACTCGAAGAACTTGAGGAACTTTTCGCGGATTTCTGCGCTTTTCATGGCCTTGCCCGGAAGTGCTTGACGAAGCGCAGGATTCTACGCGAAGCCGGCAACAAAAAGCCCGCCGGCGGCGGGCTGCGACGACTCGGCAGGCACGGGCTCAGCGATGCTGACGGTCATGCTTCTGGCGATAGATACGGCGGCTCTCGACGTTCTGGGCATGCTGGATGCGGGCGCGCTCGCGGGCGGTGACCACGCCGTCGGCTTTGGCGCGGTTCTCCATCGCATCGATGCGATCCTGGCCGCGCTCGAGGCGGGCGGCTTCGCGCGCGGTCAATTGCCCGGAAGCGATGCCCTGATCGATACGCCGCTCCTGGTTCATCTGGCGCTGGTCGATGCCCGGCGTGGCGGTCTGGGCAAAAGCGGGAAAGGTGATCGAAGCGATGACGACGGCGGCAAGCAGGCGGGTTTTCATGGATTTCTCTCCTTTGATGACATGGGACATCCCACGCCGCGCATTACCGCAGAAAGTTGTAAGTGCGTCATGGCGCGATTGCAAGCAATTGTTTCAACGCTCGGCCTACCACAGGTCGGGCCGGTCGGTGAAGATCGCCGCGGCGCCCAGCGTGAACAGGCGCTCGGCCGTCGCCCGATCATTCACCGTCCACGCCGCCCAGGGAATGCCCGCGCTGGCCAGGTCATGTGCCGTCGCCTCGTCCGCATGGACCGCATTCAGATGCACGGCAACGGCGCCCAGACGCGAAAGGCGCGCCTGCCAGTCCTCGGGCAGCCGATCGCACAAGAGCGCGAAGGCCGCTTCCGGCAATTCGTGCCGTGCCGCCAGCGCCGACTTTTCGCTGAACGAGGAGATCACGCCCTGGCCATGCCAGTGGCGCGCCAGCCAGCGGCCGACGACCGCGCCCGTCTCCTCCTCGTGACCGGCCGCGGGTTTCAACTCGACGTTCGCCCACAGACCGAGCCGCTCACACATGCCGATCGCCTCAGCGAGCGTCGGCACGCGCGGATCGCAGGCGCGGATCTCGGCCAGTGTCAGGGCGGCCACCGCGCCTTTGCAGTGCGTGGTGCGCTCGAGCGTCTCGTCGTGCATCAGGATCGGCACGCCATCACGGGTGAGCATCACGTCGAACTCGACGGCGCGGCAGCCGGCCCGTTTCGCCGCCAGCAGGCCGGCAATGGAGTTCTCCATCGCCAGATGCCCGCCGCAGCGATGCGCGATGATTCGCGGATAGCGGATCACGGCTTCGCCGCCGGGGCGAAGAGTGGCTGAGCACGCGCCACCGCCGCATCGAGCGCGGCTTTCGGCGGCTTTTGGTTACCCCAGACGAATTCGACCTCTTCGTCGAGAATGGCGCGGATGCGGCTCTTGCCGAAGCCGTTCTTGGTGCGCGCCGCGTCACGCTTCGGCATCGACAGCCGGGCATCGGCCTGGGCGAGGATCGCCGGATCGACGCCGGATTCGCGCAGCGCCTGCATGGCGGCCGGGGTCATCGGCAAAAAGCCGGTGGCGCGCACCCAGTCGCGCTGCACGTCGGGACGCATCAGGAAGGCGATGAAGCGCGCAATGACCTGCTGCTCCGGCTTCTTGTCCGCCGCCAGCACCCACAACGAGGCGCCGTCGGGCAGCACCTGTTTGGGCTTCGCGCCATAGACGTCGTCGTAATGGGGCAGCGCGGCGACGCCGAGCGGAAATTCCGGCTGCTGCCGTTTGAGTAGTGCATAGAGGGAGGACTCGCCGGTGAGCATCGCGCATTCGCCTTTGGCGAAACGCTCGTCGCCTTCGCGGCCCGGACCGGAATAGACGAAATAATGGCTCTTCTGCCAGCTCGTCAACAGCGCCATGTGCTTGACATTGACCATGTTGTTGATCGCCAGCCGATCCTGCTTGCCGTCCTTCACCACCAGTGGCTCGCCATGCTGGGCGGCGACGTTCTCGACATGCACCCAGGCAAAACGCGAGCTGGTGAGCGGGCACTGCCAGCCGGCTTCGCGCAGCTTGCCGGCGGCCTCCTGCACCTCCCACCAGGTTTTCGGCGGCGTATTCGGATCGAGTCCCGCCTTGGTGAAGGCCGTCTTGTTGTAGAACAGCACCGGCAACGACAACGCGATCGGCAGGGCCTGCATGCGGCCGGCGAGGTCATCGACGGCATCGAACACCTGCGGGTAGAAAGCCTTCACATCGAAAGCCTGCTTGCCGGTGGCCATCACCTGATGGAGCGGCCGGAAGCGCGGTCGGGTGCCGAACATCGCCAGCGCATCGTCCTCGTCGAACAAGGCCAGATGCGGCAGCCGCGCGCGCTCGGCGACACCTTGCGCGTCTTCGAGCACGATGCGTCCGGCGCCGCTCTTCAGCTTCGCCTCCGCGTCGTTGAAACGCAACACCAGCGTCGCGAAGGCATCGAGCGCCGGCCCGGACAAGGCATGGCGCAAGACGATTTCCTGGGGCGGTGCCACCGGCGCGGCGGCGGGCTTCGTCTTGGGGGCAGCCTGGAGCAGGCCGGGCATGGCCAGCAGCACGCCAGCGGCGAGAGAGAGAAAACTGTGTTTCATCGTATCCAATCGAGCGAAGAAGGAAAGCGCGCAGTGTAACGCGGCGGAAGCCGCGCCTTTCCACCGTCTGTTCCGGCGACAGGACAGGGGTGGTTTTGCCGTAAACTGCATCGCATGGTCCGATCTTTCCGCGCTCTCGCCCCCATCCTGCTGGGTGCTCTGCTGCTCGCCGGCTGCGAGCAGCTCGGCTTTCCCGATCCCGCCAAGGTGGAAGCGGCGCGCGAGGCCGAAGGCCGCGCGATCGGCGGCGCCTGCCGGCACAGCGGCCGCGCGCTCGAAGACTGCTACAAGCTCAACCCGAAGGCCTCCAAGGCGGCGATCTATGCCGGCTGGCGCGACATGGATGCCTACATGCGCGAGAACAACATCGCCATCGTGCCGAGCGGCTCGAGCGCGGCTCGCAAGCCCGCCGAGGACAAACCCGAAACCGACGAGCCCGCCGCGAAGGCGAAGCCCAGCCCGGCCGCGGCGTCACCGAGCGACGCCCCAACAGCCCCAGGGCGCAGATCCTCTTGAACTGCCGTAGAATCAGCGCCGGTCCCGCCGGTTGGACCCGCATCACATCCGCATCGTCGCCCTGCCTGAACCGGCACAGTCTCCTGAGAGCTGGCGCGCGACTACAACCAACCGGAGCACCGATTTGAACCCAGATTGTCCATTGGAACACGAGCGGGTATCGATGGCGAGGGCGAGCAGGTTTGCGTCCCCGCGACGAGCCAATAACGGTGTCTATTGGCGAGGAGCGGGGGCGCGAAAATGCCGCCCGCAGCCTGATAGCCGCCGTGTAGGGCGCTGAAATGAACGTTTCGCATGCTCATGGCGCATCAGCCCGGTCTAATGGACAGTCTGGGTTGAAATTCAGCGACCTCGGGCTGGCGCCCGAAATCTTGCGGGCCGTGCAAGATGCCGGCTATCTCGAACCGACGCCGATCCAGGCGCAGGCGATTCCCGCCGTGCTGGCCGGCCATGACGTGATGGGCGGCGCGCAGACCGGCACCGGCAAGACCGCCAGCTTCACCCTGCCGCTGTTGCACAAGCTCGCCCGCCATGCCAACACCAGCCCTTCCCCCGCCCGCCATCCGGTGCGCGCACTGATCCTGACGCCGACGCGCGAACTGGCGATGCAGGTCGAGGAATCGGTCAAGACCTACGGCAAGTATCTGCCGCTACGCTCGGTGTGCATCTACGGCGGCGTAGACATGAAGGCCCAGATCACCGCGCTCAAGGAAGGGCGCGAGATCGTCGTCGCCACGCCCGGGCGGCTGCTCGATCACGTCGAGCAGAAGACGGTGAATTTCGGCGCCGTCGAATTCCTCGTGCTCGACGAAGCCGACCGCATGCTCGACATGGGCTTCATCCCGGACATCAAGCGCATCCTCGCGCTCTTGCCGACGACGCGCCAGAGCCTGCTGTTCTCGGCGACCTTCTCGGACGAGATCAAAAAGCTCGCCGACGCGATGTTGAAAAGCCCGCTGCTGATCGAGGTCGCGCGCCGCAACACGGTGTCCGAGACCATCACCCACCGCGTGCATCCGGTCGCCGCCGAGCGGAAACGTTACCTGCTCAAGCATCTGCTCGAGGACCCGGCGATGCGCCAGGTGCTGGTCTTCGTCGGCACCAAGTTCGGCGCCGCGCGACTCGCCACCTGGCTCGCACGCCAGGGCATCCAGGCCACCGCGATCCACGGCGACAAGAGCCAGCAGGAGAGGACCCGCGCGCTCGACGCCTTCAAGTCGGGTCAGGCGCGCGTGCTGGTCGCCACCGACGTCGCGGCACGCGGCCTCGACATCGACGACCTGCCGCACGTGATCAATTACGAGCTGCCGCGCGTCGCCGAAGATTACGTGCATCGCATCGGCCGCACCGGCCGGGCCGGCAAGACGGGCGAGGCGACTTCGCTGGTCGCGCCCGAGGAGATGAAGCAACTGGCCGAAATCGAAAAGCTCACGCGCTTCAAGATCGAACGCGTCGTCGTCCCGGGCTTCGAGCCCGGTGCGGCTGGCCCCGCGGCCGAACGCGAGGAACGGCCGGAACGCGCTGGCCGCGGGCACAAGCAGGACAGACGCGCCGGCCACGGGCCGAAGGCGCCGATCGACCATCTGCCCGCCCCTGCCGCGCATCTGCCGCGCGTGCCGCAGCAGCCAATGATCGCTGCCGACGGCTTCGATTTTTCCCAGCCCTACACGCCGAAGGAAGTCCCTGCCGCACCGCCGAGTGACACAAAGTCGGCGCTGGCGGAACGGCACCCGCGCAAGCCCCTGCGCCCCGTTGCCGCCCTGTTGGGCGGTTTTGCCAAGAAACCGGAGAATCCCGCATGAAACTCGTCCGCTTCGGCCCGCAGGGCCGTGAAAAACCCGGCCTGATCGACCGAGACGGCCGCCTGCGCGACCTGTCCGCCCATTGCGCCACGATCGGCTGGGAGGAACTGTCGCCCGCCGGCCTCAAGCGACTGTCCCGCATCGATCCGGCCACGCTGCCCGTCGTCAAAGGCAAACCGCGGCTGGGCGTGCCTTTCACGGGCATCAGCAAGATCGTCGGCGTCGGTCTCAACTACCGCGACCACGCCAAAGAGACCGGCGCCGCAATCCCGACCGAACCGGTGTTGTTCATGAAGGCCACCACGGCGATCAACGGCCCTTTCGATGACATCGTGCTTCCCCGCGGCTCGACGATGACCGACTGGGAAGCCGAGCTCGGCGTCGTCATCGGCAAGACGGCCCGTTACGTCGAGGAAAGCCAGGCGCTCGCCCATGTCGCCGGCTATGTCACCTTCCACGACGTTTCCGAACGCGACTTCCAGAAGAACCGCGGCGGCAGCTGGGACAAGGGCAAGGGCTGCGACAGCTTCGCGCCGATCGGCCCCTGGCTCGTCACGCGCGACGAGGTGCCGGATCCGCAACGCTTGCGCGTCTGGTGTGAAGTCAATGGCGAGCGGCGCCAGGACGGCAACACCGCCGACATGATCTTCCCGGTCGCACATCTGGTCAGCTACATCTCGCAGTTCATGACGCTCTTGCCGGGTGATGTGATCTGCACCGGCACGCCGGCCGGTGTCGGGCTGGGCATGAAGCCGCCGCGTTTCCTCAAGGCCGGCGATGTCGTCAGGATCGGCGTCGAAGGATTGGGCGAACAATGCCAGAAAGTGGTCGCTTCCTGATTTCTGCATGAGCCAGGCGATCCATGCCACCCTCGCCGCTCATCCCGACAATCCGCAGGGCTTCGTGCAGCGCGTTGGCGTCACCGTGCTGCAAAAGGACGACGGGACGCTGAAGCTCGCCTACACGATCCACTGCCCGGCGGGTCTGATGCGGGTACCGACGCGCGAGGCCCCGGCGCCCGCTGGCGCACTGTGGCAGACCACCTGCTGCGAACTTTTCGTCGCCGCCGACAGCGATTGCGCCTACCGTGAATTCAATTTCTCGCCCTCCGGTCAGTGGGCCGCGTACGATTTCGCCGCTTACCGCGAGCCGCTGAAGCCTGGCGCACCGATCCCGGCGCCGTTGCTGTGGTCGCACTACCGGGATGGCAGCCTGCGCCTCGATGCGAGTCTTTCGCCTTCGGCGCTGCCGGCCGGCAGGCATCTGCGCTGCGCGCTCGCGGTGGTCGTCGAGCGCCATGACGGCCGGCTCGGCTACTGGGCGCTGGCCCATCCTGCGGGCCCCCCCGACTTCCATCACCCCACCAGCTTCCTGCTCGCCTTCCCCCGCCCCCGATGAAATTCGGTCTCGACCGCCTGATCGAAGATGCCGCCCTACGCCGGCCGCTCGCCGGCCGTCGCGTCGCGCTGCTCGCCCACCCGGCCTCGACGACGCGCGCATTGACGCATGCGCTCGATGCCCTCGCCGCGCTGCCGGAGATTCGGCTCACTGCCGCCTTCGGCCCGCAGCATGGCCTCAGGGGCGACAAACAGGACAACATGATCGAATCGGCGGACTTCGTCGATCCGCGACACGGCATCCCGGTCTTCAGCCTCTACGGCGCGGTGCGCCGGCCGACCGCGGCGATGATGGAAAGCTTCGACGTGCTGCTCGTCGACTTGCAAGACCTCGGCTGCCGCGTCTATACCTTCGTCACCACGCTGCGTTACGTCCTCGAAGCCGCCGCGCGGCATGGCAAGGCGGTGTGGGTGCTCGACCGGCCGAATCCGGTCGGCCGTCCGATCGAGGGGCTGCTGCTTGAGCCGGGCTGGGAGAGCTTCGTCGGCGCCGGGCCGATGCCGATGCGCCACGGCCTGACGCTAGGCGAGTTGGCGCGCTGGTTCGTCGTCAGCTTGAGGCTCGATGTCGAGTGTGAGGTGATCACGATGCAGGGCTGGGACGCGGACGCCGCGCCCGGCTTCGGCTGGCCGCTTCTCGAACGCGCTTGGATCAATCCCAGCCCCAATGCGCCGAATCTCTCGATGGCGCGCTGCTACGCCGGCACCGT includes the following:
- a CDS encoding c-type cytochrome, with the translated sequence MSEAFTTSTARNIFYGGTLFFLLVFLALTYQTEQSIPQRDKREMLTDPKVIAGKKIWETNNCIGCHTLLGEGAYFAPELGNVVKRLGSEEAVKAFIKSRPPTGIPGRRSMPQFNFTDQQLDEIAAFLKYVSEINTAKWPPNIQG
- a CDS encoding cytochrome C oxidase subunit IV family protein — protein: MNTHLLNVLWVALLVATVLTWLIGKTGHAGPLAVSAILVIAAIKGWMIIQDFMALRRVRLLWRGLVLGWLLAVLAVILIAYWLGVR
- the alaS gene encoding alanine--tRNA ligase, with translation MKSAEIREKFLKFFESKGHTIVPSSSLVPFDDPTLLFTNAGMNQFKDVFLGFDKRPYSRATTAQKCVRAGGKHNDLENVGYTARHHTFFEMLGNFSFGDYFKRDAIQYAWELLTEVYKLPAEKLWVTVYAEDDEAYDIWTKEVGVPVERAVRIGDNKGGRYLSDNFWMMGDTGPCGPCTEIFYDHGPGIPGGPPGSPEEDGDRYIEIWNLVFMQFNRDEQGVMHPLPKPSVDTGMGLERIAAVLQGVHSNYDIDLMQALVKAAARETGQTNLDQPSLRVLADHIRASSFLLADGVIPGNEGRGFVLRRIIRRAIRHGWKLGAREPFFHRLVPDLVAEMGAAYPELAAAQAKVMEMLKLEEERFFATIEHGMAIVENQLEAMKQQGAKVFDGSTAFKLHDTYGFPLDLTADICREHGVTVDAAAFDAAMAQQKEQARAAGKFKMAAQLDYDGPATHFRGYETLEAKGNIIALYKEGVPVNELDEGEQGVVVLDETPFYAESGGQVGDRGVLMSVHGIFAVEDTQKIQASVFGHHGIVKTGKLTVGNGVTAKVDIQARARTMRHHSATHLMHKALREVLGPHVQQKGSLVDADKTRFDFAHNAPMTSDELRKVEALVNAEILANAATEARVMPLAEAQMSGAMMLFGEKYGDEVRVLTIGSSKELCGGTHVSRTGDIGLFKIVSEGGVAAGIRRIEAVCGDVALAWVEAQQATLDEVMAALKAQPQEVAQKVHQTIEQLRATEKELARLKAKLATLQGEELADQAVDVKGIKVLAATLDGADVPTLRETMDKLKDKLKSAVIVLASVLDRKVSLIAGVTNDLTAKLKAGELVNAVAQQVGGKGGGRPDMAQAGGTQPENLPAALASVKQWVEARL
- a CDS encoding cytochrome c oxidase subunit 3 translates to MNPRHHGHALRPYPPGDLAIWVFILAELAAFFALFAAYAFTRLTHLELFNEMQKTLDSTAGMINTLLLITGSWGVARAVAAIKANHVRASANWLLMAIMSGVGFLIVKYFEYGAKFAAGVTLETNLFYTFYISLTMFHALHVVLGMVILLFVWNKTRRGGYSAHDHHGMETGASYWHMVDLVWIVLFPLVYVMR
- the nirJ gene encoding heme d1 biosynthesis radical SAM protein NirJ produces the protein MFRISQFMQEIAAPTPLGPLRQPPGPVVIWNLIRRCNLTCKHCYSISADKDFAGELTTDEVLRVLEDLKAFKVPALILSGGEPLLRPDFFTIAQQCKALGFFTALSSNGTLIDAKMMEKIVPVGFDYVGISLDGLGETHDRFRRLAGAFDQSLAAIRLCRDAGLKIGVRFTLTQDNFADLPGLLQLIEDEGVDRFYFSHLNYAGRGNKNRKDDAQHRMTRQAMELLFDTCWSYQQQGLTKEFTSGNNDADGVYLLHWVRRRFPQRAAHIEAKLRQWGGNASGVNVANIDNLANVHPDTMWWHHTLGNVRERPFGEIWQDVSDPLMNGLKQRPRPVKGRCATCAYLSICNGNTRVRAQQLTGDPWAEDPGCYLTDEEIA
- a CDS encoding cbb3-type cytochrome c oxidase subunit I, encoding MQYKSQAVAKPYFIAAIALFVAQILFGLIMGLQYVWGDFLFPYIPFNVARMVHTNALIVWLLMGFMGATYYLIPEEAETELASPKLALAMFWIFLVAAGLTVVGYLTVPYVRLAAMTGNDLLPTMGREFLEQPLITKLGIVVVALAFLFNVTLTVLKGRKTAINTVLLIGLWGLAVLFLFSFVNPHNVVRDKFYWWWVVHLWVEGVWELILGSILAFVLIKVTGVDREVIEKWLYVIITLTLVTGILGTGHHYYWIGTPEYWQLIGSIFSALEPIPFFAMTLFAFNMVNRRRREHPNKAATLWALGTGVMAFLGAGVWGFLHTLSPVNFYTHGTQITAAHGHMAFYGAYVMVNLTLISYAMPILRGRAANSNKSQVAEMWGFWLMTVSIVFITLFLTAAGILQVWLQRVSENPLPFMVAQEQVSLFYWMREWSGVIFLIGLLVYIWSFFIPGEEKAAA